A window of Halomonas sp. H10-9-1 contains these coding sequences:
- a CDS encoding entericidin A/B family lipoprotein: MKRTLAMLMATLFAVSLLSGCNTIRGAGQDIERGGEAVQDAAS; this comes from the coding sequence ATGAAACGAACACTGGCGATGCTGATGGCGACCCTGTTCGCCGTTTCGCTGCTCTCCGGCTGCAACACCATCCGTGGTGCCGGCCAGGATATCGAGCGGGGCGGCGAAGCGGTCCAGGACGCCGCGTCCTGA
- a CDS encoding I78 family peptidase inhibitor: MRERCWYPLGLGLALLLAGCAGPNTAPGPEPERAPPPPRVADGDACGAERVQDHIGRAHDAALGEAIRAESGAASMRVVRPGEAVTLDYRADRLNVRLDADGIIAEIVCG; encoded by the coding sequence ATGAGGGAGAGATGCTGGTACCCGTTGGGGCTCGGCCTGGCGCTGCTGCTGGCGGGCTGCGCTGGGCCGAACACGGCGCCGGGCCCGGAGCCTGAGCGGGCCCCGCCGCCGCCTCGGGTGGCGGACGGTGACGCCTGCGGTGCCGAGCGCGTCCAGGACCACATCGGGCGTGCCCATGACGCGGCGCTGGGCGAGGCCATCCGCGCCGAGAGCGGGGCGGCGAGCATGCGCGTGGTGCGCCCCGGTGAGGCGGTGACTCTCGACTACCGGGCGGATCGCCTCAACGTGCGTCTCGACGCGGATGGCATCATCGCCGAGATCGTCTGCGGCTAA